A single window of Methylacidimicrobium sp. AP8 DNA harbors:
- the ispF gene encoding 2-C-methyl-D-erythritol 2,4-cyclodiphosphate synthase, with translation MGRVGIGYDAHRLVEGRKLMLGGVAIPSDKGLLGHSDGDVLLHAVADALLGAAGERDIGHLFPNTDPQWKGASSLLFLERIAERLRQKGWRIDNVDVSLIAEAPKIAPYLTAMREAVAKALGIEPERIGIKATTNEGMGFPGRGEGMAAMAVAALERAEGGGPGNARAAAGPAGGTGLAGSTGSTLDMGR, from the coding sequence ATGGGACGCGTGGGAATTGGCTATGACGCCCACCGCTTGGTGGAGGGGAGGAAGCTCATGCTAGGGGGGGTAGCCATTCCCTCCGACAAGGGGCTGCTTGGTCATTCCGATGGCGACGTGCTTCTCCACGCCGTCGCGGATGCCCTTCTCGGCGCGGCGGGGGAGCGCGATATCGGGCATCTCTTCCCGAATACCGATCCGCAGTGGAAGGGAGCTTCAAGCCTGTTGTTCCTCGAGCGGATCGCTGAGCGGCTCCGGCAGAAAGGATGGAGGATCGACAACGTCGACGTGTCGTTGATCGCGGAGGCGCCGAAGATCGCTCCTTATCTGACGGCGATGCGCGAAGCGGTGGCGAAAGCTTTGGGGATCGAGCCCGAGCGGATCGGCATCAAGGCGACGACCAACGAGGGGATGGGTTTTCCCGGGAGGGGCGAAGGAATGGCCGCGATGGCGGTTGCTGCCCTGGAGCGGGCTGAGGGCGGTGGTCCTGGAAACGCGCGGGCTGCCGCAGGCCCTGCCGGGGGCACCGGCCTTGCCGGTTCCACCGGATCTACTTTGGATATGGGGCGTTGA
- a CDS encoding lipid-binding SYLF domain-containing protein, producing the protein MKNRLFLSAWSLLFLLGCLSAAPRCFASWNLQETVDEAAAVIHQFKQEGKIPKSVFDRAKGIAFLRMTKGGLVISGEYGHGLVVQRLPNGGWSGPSAISSSAVGIGAQIGASETNYIFILNTDRAVRRFARGGKVHMTGEMSGVAGPESEHEVFLKPKGAVYVYRSTEGLFGGIAFTGSDLREAPDTNERYYHRAVTAGEILSGKVAPPRKAKPLLDALNAPYPK; encoded by the coding sequence GTGAAAAATCGCCTCTTCTTATCCGCATGGTCGCTTCTCTTTTTGCTCGGCTGCCTTTCGGCCGCCCCACGATGCTTTGCTTCCTGGAATTTGCAGGAGACCGTCGACGAAGCGGCCGCCGTCATTCACCAGTTCAAGCAAGAGGGAAAGATCCCCAAAAGCGTGTTCGACCGGGCCAAGGGTATCGCTTTTCTGCGGATGACCAAGGGCGGACTCGTCATCAGCGGAGAGTACGGTCATGGGCTGGTCGTCCAACGCTTGCCTAACGGCGGCTGGTCCGGTCCTTCGGCGATCTCGAGCAGTGCAGTGGGAATCGGGGCGCAGATCGGCGCAAGCGAGACCAACTACATTTTCATCTTGAACACCGATCGCGCCGTCCGGCGGTTCGCCCGCGGCGGCAAGGTGCACATGACCGGGGAGATGAGCGGAGTCGCCGGCCCCGAAAGCGAGCACGAGGTTTTCTTAAAGCCTAAGGGCGCCGTCTACGTCTACCGGTCCACAGAAGGACTCTTCGGAGGCATCGCGTTCACCGGGTCGGATCTGCGGGAAGCGCCCGATACCAACGAACGCTATTATCACCGTGCGGTTACGGCCGGCGAGATTCTTTCCGGAAAAGTGGCGCCGCCCCGAAAGGCGAAACCGCTTTTGGACGCGCTCAACGCCCCATATCCAAAGTAG
- a CDS encoding class I adenylate-forming enzyme family protein, which produces MAHKVGSRSETEPTDGSRPLQIPARSKAAPSLRKEQAQGAPAPPTAFPCATALWKAWERTAARLAEEPAFLPLESDRWISFREIDSAARALAHEHLSDARNAWIAFSLPNGPEWIGAFLACQAAGAAAMPLDATIPEGELAPTAQRLGASFLWTPHRWERLAPRRIGRAGIAVVKLSSGSRREAVPLPFSAEAMIEDGWNTSCAMGTGENDRALALLPLGHSYALGSLVLPFLLRGMRLVSAATFLASQIPRWIRSHRITFFPSVPDVWRALGQLPRPLPLPSLRIAVSAGAALPAETAQRIQERFSVKIHSLYGSSETGSISYDGSGEATLAGRSVGTPLPRVSVTITRTRRVSVSSRALFGRRRRITLPDLAEWTDRGEIRLLGRADPVITIGGRKIHPAEVEALLRRLPSVTDAHVRGVRGRTRSYLIAAAESPKSASELLRLLADVAPEWKIPRFLVCLPALPRNARGKVEEKSLRALFHDIYRPFPSTRASQMRPSASGSSDS; this is translated from the coding sequence GACCGACGGGAGCCGGCCGCTCCAGATCCCGGCCCGGAGCAAAGCCGCGCCGTCACTCCGAAAGGAACAAGCACAAGGCGCCCCTGCGCCTCCGACGGCATTTCCCTGCGCGACCGCTCTCTGGAAGGCCTGGGAACGCACCGCGGCACGTCTGGCGGAGGAACCCGCCTTCCTTCCCTTGGAATCCGATCGGTGGATTTCCTTTCGTGAAATCGATTCGGCGGCGCGAGCCCTTGCGCACGAGCATCTGTCCGACGCGCGCAACGCCTGGATCGCCTTCTCTTTGCCGAACGGGCCGGAGTGGATCGGGGCTTTTCTCGCTTGCCAGGCGGCGGGAGCCGCAGCCATGCCGCTGGACGCTACGATCCCGGAGGGAGAGCTAGCGCCGACGGCCCAACGGCTGGGCGCCTCGTTCCTGTGGACACCGCATCGCTGGGAACGGCTTGCCCCTCGACGAATCGGACGCGCCGGAATCGCTGTCGTCAAGCTTTCTTCGGGAAGCCGGCGGGAAGCCGTGCCGCTCCCCTTCTCCGCCGAAGCCATGATCGAAGACGGATGGAACACCTCCTGCGCCATGGGCACGGGAGAAAACGACCGAGCCTTGGCCCTCCTTCCGCTCGGACACTCCTACGCTCTCGGAAGCTTGGTCCTCCCCTTCCTGCTTCGGGGCATGCGCCTCGTCTCGGCCGCGACGTTCCTGGCAAGCCAGATTCCGAGATGGATTCGAAGCCATCGGATCACCTTCTTTCCTTCGGTTCCCGATGTCTGGCGCGCGTTGGGGCAGCTGCCCAGGCCGTTGCCCCTTCCATCCCTCCGGATCGCCGTTTCCGCGGGTGCCGCTCTGCCGGCGGAAACGGCCCAACGCATCCAGGAACGCTTTTCTGTGAAGATCCACAGCCTTTACGGGTCGTCCGAAACCGGGAGCATCAGCTATGACGGTTCCGGCGAGGCCACCCTAGCAGGCCGCTCCGTCGGCACTCCGCTGCCCCGCGTCTCGGTCACGATCACGCGCACTCGACGCGTCTCCGTTTCCAGCAGAGCCCTCTTCGGCCGTCGCCGACGGATCACCCTTCCCGACCTCGCCGAGTGGACCGATCGGGGAGAGATACGCTTGCTCGGCCGCGCCGATCCGGTCATCACGATAGGCGGCCGTAAAATCCATCCGGCCGAAGTCGAAGCCCTATTGCGTCGGCTCCCGTCGGTGACCGACGCCCATGTTCGCGGCGTGCGCGGCCGAACCCGAAGCTATTTGATCGCCGCCGCGGAAAGCCCGAAAAGCGCAAGCGAGCTCCTGCGGCTCCTGGCCGATGTCGCGCCGGAATGGAAGATCCCGCGCTTTCTCGTCTGCCTTCCGGCGCTTCCCCGCAACGCACGAGGGAAGGTCGAGGAAAAATCGCTGCGGGCGCTTTTTCACGATATCTATCGCCCGTTCCCGTCGACCCGCGCGAGCCAGATGCGTCCTTCGGCGAGCGGCTCCTCCGATTCGTAA